Proteins encoded together in one Plasmodium cynomolgi strain B DNA, chromosome 9, whole genome shotgun sequence window:
- a CDS encoding hypothetical protein (putative) — protein sequence MASCVFSKTEKKELQMLKNHFRVIHPGVTQPDKVIYKRRRGKRMRQEIYLHGNYPNYFYERYWKRKKKCEEISQGGAVTQGGAVTQGGVVTQDGAITQGGVVTQGGTITQGEDEEAKEKKEADEQCKANERICKVMEVGEGDKKPIIDDYRLTHVDNLMKGIFYGKDILDVGCNCGVTTFLLSLKYKCR from the coding sequence ATGGCGAGTTGTGTTTTCAGCAAGAcggaaaagaaggaactgCAGATGTTGAAGAATCACTTTAGGGTTATTCACCCAGGTGTAACCCAACCAGACAAGGTGATAtacaaaaggaggagggggaagaggaTGAGACAGGAAATTTACCTGCATGGGAATTACCCCAACTACTTTTACGAAAGGTActggaagaggaaaaaaaagtgtgaagaAATCTCTCAAGGTGGGGCGGTCACCCAAGGTGGGGCAGTCACCCAAGGTGGGGTAGTCACCCAAGATGGAGCAATCACCCAAGGTGGGGTAGTCACACAAGGTGGAACAATCACCCAAGGTGAAGATGAAGAGGccaaggagaagaaagaagcAGATGAGCAATGCAAAGCGAATGAACGAATTTGCAAGGTGATGGAAGTTGGCGAGGGGGATAAGAAGCCAATTATTGATGATTACAGATTAACCCACGTGGATAACCTCATGAAGGGTATTTTTTATGGCAAGGATATCCTGGACGTTGGCTGCAATTGTGGAGTAACCACCTTTTTGCTTAGTCTTAAGTATAAGTGCCGA
- a CDS encoding hypothetical protein (putative) → MISNELHYLKYIVGDIFGQCCSEIVELILLYGNKLTINEIINFSNYEFSIVRNILLCLLIHNIVDIRIIYGKSHECSHATSEGKRVGLLPDERGERRGRAPVEEAIEVVQQLGSTAPIEAGKGDEAGEIVNVAGEVVHAGEAEEEGAPQNGPPTGDADDDAEGDAENDAEDDQAMEERRSKTNLREEMRFLTYHGSYKYMKGCSCASCICKIKRVEYWVVVNNIYALVRYSSIFYYMHPTRVKSGGTDDMSEYHHVCGTSSAVDSIPTAATATHSIMSYNFFTSDMIHDNNSSTVQEEEENSAEETSSKRDIINFIEKVILLRVIKNGRITIDACVKNLKQDDYVEVCKKEIPNIKKKKLKLIFLQFNDRTSKYDQSINYINARVDPSPYANNYAAVYHPNRNNHVGMNRVEANAQRTNSAIYSKGKTRTAHTAHPNHQGWNRTNSLLNSTQFDRNNQQHSNESFNSSNDSFLFSAVDNVNSMSGYNPVTNAYPNDSNKQGAKITRDVLGMVENAKRRKTTENEPGEKYNCRNFTNNDSFDGNLFSMSGERNRSLDPLGSSSYLNEDNNSIISSAYPGGSSYLGTNSYPGGGSSYPRSSTPFDRSNTMNVQATDRKNHTPMNRENQYEYFDPRENTTDRYTNKDNMQNDLLDYLDNRFTYFQANNEVLTILYLKQECFNFITHYYNFNEVEKGIFFFLLKNVQLSYCVEENNYKHTPSFCTFENVEKYVIANLKKKNIYMDRNVVLQNLNNLIKYPDQLVKTQCNEMITYAADFSNIKNIYKNKITTNIIENMNGSGALRIWNFLIATPEQKVNDEVISENVLIPLNDVRKKLYNLLYHGYIKCHECNNSNVNKTYIKHSLSFSTNVYYTTNKIKENLFTIAKNIYIRKLHENNEINTLHNKSNICANEVGKDPPPDLRTSQGPPSGHNVSTNQSSNTASKSHQNKKKISLTSREYAVDYLEISLINLDKLIFIFNS, encoded by the exons ATGATAAGCAACGAACTGCACTACCTCAAGTACATCGTGGGAGATATCTTTGGACAATGCTGCAGCGAGATCGTGGAGCTGATTCTGCTGTATGGAAATAAATTGACAAttaatgaaattataaatttttcgaATTACGAGTTTAGTATCGTGAGGAATATTTTACTTTGCTTGCTCATCCACAACATCGTTGACATCCGGATTATTTATGGCAAGTCGCATGAATGCAGTCACGCGACATCTGAGGGGAAGAGGGTGGGTCTTCTGCCGGACGAAAGGGGGGAACGCCGTGGCAGAGCGCCGGTGGAAGAAGCGATAGAGGTGGTACAACAGTTGGGCTCGACAGCACCGATAGAAGCAGGCAAAGGTGACGAAGCTGGAGAAATAGTCAACGTAGCTGGCGAAGTAGTCCACGCAGGTGAAGCAGAGGAAGAGGGGGCACCTCAAAATGGCCCCCCTACGGGCGATGCCGATGATGACGCAGAGGGTGACGCAGAGAACGACGCAGAGGACGACCAAGCCATGGAGGAACGACGCAGCAAAACCAACCTGAGAGAAGAAATGCGCTTCTTGACGTACCACGGAAGCTACAAGTATATGAAGGGCTGTAGCTGCGCCTCCtgcatttgcaaaattaagaGAGTGGAGTACTGGGTCGTCGTTAATAATATCTACGCCCTTGTTAGATATTCCTCCATATTTTACTACATGCACCCGACTCGCGTTAAAAGTGGAGGCACTGATGACATGTCAGAGTACCACCACGTATGTGGCACCTCCTCTGCGGTTGACTCAATCCCTACCGCTGCTACAG CAACGCACAGTATTATGAGTTACAACTTCTTCACATCAGACATGATACACGATAATAACAGTAGTACTGTccaagaagaggaggaaaacaGTGCCGAGGAGACATCATCCAAAAGAGATATTATAAACTTCATCGAAAAGGTTATCCTCTTAAgagtaattaaaaatggaagaatcACAATCGACGCGTGTGTAAAAAATCTGAAGCAAGACGATTACGTAGAAGtgtgtaaaaaggaaatcccaaatataaagaaaaaaaaactaaaattaatttttttgcaatt TAATGATCGTACCAGCAAGTATGATCAGTCGATAAATTACATTAACGCGAGAGTGGACCCCTCACCGTACGCGAATAACTATGCTGCTGTATATCACCCCAATCGAAACAACCACGTGGGTATGAACAGAGTGGAGGCAAATGCTCAAAGGACGAACTCAGCCATTTATAGCAAGGGTAAAACGCGCACTGCTCATACGGCTCACCCCAACCACCAAGGATGGAACCGAACAAACAGCCTTTTAAACTCCACGCAGTTTGACAGGAATAACCAACAACACTCCAACGAGTCGTTCAACAGTTCCAATGACAGCTTCCTCTTCTCTGCAGTCGACAATGTGAATAGCATGAGCGGATACAATCCTGTAACGAACGCCTACCCAAATGACAGCAACAAACAGGGAGCGAAAATTACGAGAGATGTACTAGGTATGGTTGAAAATGCGAAACGGAGAAAGACAACGGAGAATGAAccaggggaaaaatataattgtagAAATTTTACCAATAACGATTCCTTTGATGGAAATTTATTCTCCATGAGTGGAGAGAGGAACAGAAGTTTGGACCCCCTCGGTAGTAGTAGCTACCTGAACGAGGATAATAACAGCATCATAAGTAGTGCTTACCCAGGGGGGAGTTCCTATTTAGGGACTAACTCATACCCGGGGGGAGGAAGTTCCTATCCCAGGAGCAGCACCCCCTTTGATCGCTCCAACACCATGAATGTCCAAGCGACAGACAGGAAGAATCACACACCGATGAATAGAGAAAACCAGTATGAATATTTCGACCCCAGGGAAAACACAACGGACAGGTATACAAATAAGGATAACATGCAAAATGACCTCTTGGACTATCTGGATAACCGATTTACATACTTCCAAGCAAACAACGAAGTGCTGACCATCCTCTACCTAAAGCAAGAGTGTTTTAACTTCATAACGCACTATTACAATTTTAACGAAGTCGAAAAaggcatctttttttttttattaaaaaatgttcaacTCAGTTACTGcgttgaagaaaataattataaacacACACCCTCATTTTGTACCTttgaaaatgtggaaaaatatgtaatagccaatttaaaaaaaaaaaatatatatatggacAGAAATGtcgttttacaaaatttaaacaacTTAATCAAATATCCAGACCAGTTGGTAAAAACACAATGTAATGAAATGATAACATATGCTGCTGATTTTTccaatattaaaaatatttacaaaaataaaattacaacaaatattatagaaaatatgaacgggTCAGGCGCTTTACGCATTTGGAATTTTCTCATAGCCACACCTGAACAAAAAGTTAATGATGAGGTGATAAGTGAAAATGTCTTAATCCCACTAAATgatgtaagaaaaaaattatataatttgcTGTACCATGGGTACATCAAATGTCATGAGTGTAACAACAGTAACGTTAACAAAACATACATTAAGCACTCCTTGTCCTTCTCTACCAACGTGTATTACACAACTAATAAGATAAAGGAGAATTTATTTACGATcgccaaaaatatttacatacgGAAGCTTCACGagaataatgaaataaacaCGCTCCACAATAAGTCCAACATTTGTGCGAACGAGGTTGGCAAGGACCCCCCGCCAGACCTGCGTACTAGCCAGGGACCCCCCTCCGGACATAACGTATCTACCAATCAGAGCTCCAACACAGCGAGCAAAAGCCatcagaataaaaaaaaaatcagcttGACGTCGCGCGAGTATGCCGTGGACTACCTAGAGATAAGCTTAATTAACCTcgacaaattaatttttatatttaactcGTAG